The Lutra lutra chromosome 16, mLutLut1.2, whole genome shotgun sequence genome segment AGTTGAGGGAAGGGATTGAGGGAGCTAGGACTGTGGGTAGACGGGGGAGGGGCTTTTcaacttgctttttaatttagtGTGTGTTGCCTGGAGGTTAGGATGAGTGAGAACAGCagtggaagggaaaggagaagaaaagggaaggtcATAGAATGGACACTTTCCTTACAGAAGGAAGCCAGGGCCAGGATATGGATACTGGGGGTGTGGAGGGAAGGCACCCTTCATAGACTAAGCCTCCACCGAAGTCACTGCCTGATGCCAgcttccccagccccctctccagcccagctcccagcccagatGCCTGTCCCGCTGGCTTCCTCCACTTcccatggggaggagggggatgaaGACATGCGGAATGGTGGCAcccttctgccttcggctccccTGCCCAGAAGGATCGCTCCCTTGGCCTGCTCTGAAGTCTCTGCCCGAGTCAGGCGGTCAGGAGGTCAGGTGCAGCAGGGGAACCGCTGTGCCCTCTCCGCCCCTCCTTACGCTCTGCCTCATCCCGGCCCCTCACATGAGGTTGCAGCTCTTGGCTCGATCCTTGTGTATCTCGCTCTCGGTCCCGGTCCCCCGGTCCGACCGGCCCACCAGCTGCGCAGGTCTCTGCAGTCCACGGCGTGAGTCAGTACGACGCAGCTGCCTATGGCCACGGCCGAGTGAGGCCACTGTGGCCACATGGAAGACATCCCTGACGCTGCGCTCAGAGGACCGGGAGGAGCACTCCACGTAGGACACAGCACCTACCTGCTTGGCCAGCACAGTGCCCTGGAAGGATGGAGCATGGAGGCAGTTACGGGCCTTAGCCTGCAGCtctgagaggggcagggaggctgagggcacgaagatgggagtggggagatggagggTATGGGGGTCTGGTCAAGGGATCACGttggaggtcagaggtcagaggcCAGGTAGGGGAGGAGCCAAGTAAGATGTTTTCAAATCAGAGATGGGCAGAGGTGAGAGGTTGAGGCAAGGACTAGGTCAGAGGTCAGGAGTCCCACCTGCTCATGCGTAACGGGGATAAGCCTCTGCTTGGACAGCTCCCTCAGTGTGGCCAGGTCGGTGCGCATGTCCAGTTTACAGCCAACCAGCACAACCTTGGCATTGGGGCAAAACTCCTGAGTCTCCCCTTGCCACTATTTAGGGGAAGAAAACAGTtatggaggggtggggtgggaagaggcacATGGTGAACCCTTGCTCCATGCCAGGAGAGCACCTTTCCTCACATCATGCAGAAACCATGCACCCCTCTCGACTCTGCCATGCGAGCAAGAAGGTGGAGATGGTGGGCTTAGGCTAGCAGCAGGATGGGGTatagaagaaggggagggaggacagacagGGCCAGGGTAGGGCTGTAGGGTCAGGG includes the following:
- the RND2 gene encoding rho-related GTP-binding protein RhoN, yielding MEGQSGRCKIVVVGDAECGKTALLQVFAKDAYPGSYVPTVFENYTASFEIDKRRIELNMWDTSGSSYYDNVRPLAYPDSDAVLICFDISRPETLDSVLKKWQGETQEFCPNAKVVLVGCKLDMRTDLATLRELSKQRLIPVTHEQGTVLAKQVGAVSYVECSSRSSERSVRDVFHVATVASLGRGHRQLRRTDSRRGLQRPAQLVGRSDRGTGTESEIHKDRAKSCNLM